A window of Sagittula sp. P11 genomic DNA:
CTGACGAAGACCCGCGCCTCGCGGTCCGCCATGCGGATCATGTCGAAGCCCTGACGCACCGCACCCGTGCCGCCCGGCGTCGCCGCCGCCGCCACGCAGTTGCGCGGCACCGCATCGCCCATCAGCAGGCCGAACATCGCGTCGGCAAAGCCCACGTCACCGGCCAGCCCGGTGTAGGACTTCGTGGTCTCGGTCTCCCAAAGCTGCTTCTCGGCGGTCTTGATCGCGCGCATGATCGGCGTGCGGCCCTCGGCGTCCTTGTAGACGCCGACGCCCAGGTCGATCTTCTGCTCGCGCGGGTCCTCGCGGAACGCCTGCATCAGCATCAGGATCTTGTCTGCGGGTTGCTCTTTCAGCAGTTCGAACATCACTTCTCTCCGGTCGCGACGGGCAGCGTCGGAAAGGCACCCCATTCCGCCCACGACCCGTCATAAAGCGCATGGTCGCTCTTCCCGAGCACCTCCAGCGCAAGGTTCACAATCGCCGCCGTCACGCCCGATCCGCAGGAGGTGATGACCGGCTTCGACAGGTCGACGCCTGCCGCCTCGAACACCGCGCGCAGCGCGTCGGGGTCCTTCATCGTGCCGTCGGACGTCAGCAGGGTGGCATAATGCACGTTCTTCGAGCCCGGAATATGGCCGGACCGCAGACCGGCGCGCGGCTCTGCCGCCTCGCCGCGGAAACGGGCCGGGCCGCGGGCATCGACGATCTCGTGGTCCTTCAGCTTTGCCGCCGCGCTGACCTGCGTCACGTCGCGAACCAGATGGGCCTGGCGGCGCACCGTCATATGGCGGTCGCGGATCACCGGCGGCAGGTCCTCGACCTCGCGGCCCTCGGCCTGCCATTTCGGGAAACCGCCGTCCAGCACCGCGATGTCGTCCTTGCCCATCAGCTTGAACAGCCACCACACCCGCGCCGCGGAAAACAGCCCGGCGCCGTCGTAGACCACCACCTGGTGCCCGTCGCCCACGCCCATGGCCCGCATCCGCGACATGAACTTCTCCGGCTCCGGCGCCATGTGCGGCAGCTCCGAACGCGCATCCGAAACCTCGTCGATGTCGAAGTAGCGCGCGCCGGGGATATGCGCGGCGGCGTATTCGGCTTTACCGTCGCGCCCCATGTCCGGCAGATACCAGCTGGCGTCGAGGACCCTCAGGTCGGGATCGTTCAGATGCCGGGCCAGCCATTCCGTCGACACCAGCACTTTCGGATCGTCCATGGCTTGCGCGCCTCCTCGCCCCGCCGTTTTCGTCCACACGTGCTTAGGCAAGCCCGCGACGTCATGCAAGCGGCTGGGCGCCGCGGCGCGCATTACTTCTGGTTTTCCTTCTTCGCGGCATTGCGCACCGCCCCCGCAACGGCCACCAGCACCGCGCCCCCGGCCAGTCCGCCGGAACTCTGGCCCAGCACCATCGCAAGATCCACACCGCCGCTGTCCTCCGGCGCGCCGATGCGGTTCAGGACAGAGCTGCCCAGCGCACCGCCGAGCAACCCGAACCATCCGTCCGGCCATCGCCCGAAACTGAGATGCCCGGCCCTGAGGCCAAGCAGAATCCCACCCAGAACCCCCGCAAACAAACCGATCAAGAGCGCCATACGATCCATCCTGACACGTTATGTTCAGGTTTACGTAAAGCGATCCAATGTCAGTTTAAGGAAAAAGCACAAAAGTTGACGTTTGGTCATCCGGCGTCAGGTCAGCCCTGCTTCAGCAGCCGCTGCTTCTGGCGGTTCCAGTCGCGTTTCGCCTCGGTCTCGCGCTTGTCGACGGTCTTCTTGCCCTTGGCGATGCCGATCTTGATCTTCGCGATACCCTTGTGGTTGAAGTACAGGACCAGCGGCACAAGCGTCATGCCCTTGCGCTGGGTCTCGTTCCACAGGCGCGCCAGTTCCCGCTTCGACGCCAGGAGCTTGCGCCGCCGCCGCTCCTCGTGCCCGAACATCGCGCGTTCGTAGGGCGCGATGTAGGAGTTCACCAGCCACAGTTCGCCCTCCTCCACCGCGGCATAGCTCT
This region includes:
- the sseA gene encoding 3-mercaptopyruvate sulfurtransferase, with product MDDPKVLVSTEWLARHLNDPDLRVLDASWYLPDMGRDGKAEYAAAHIPGARYFDIDEVSDARSELPHMAPEPEKFMSRMRAMGVGDGHQVVVYDGAGLFSAARVWWLFKLMGKDDIAVLDGGFPKWQAEGREVEDLPPVIRDRHMTVRRQAHLVRDVTQVSAAAKLKDHEIVDARGPARFRGEAAEPRAGLRSGHIPGSKNVHYATLLTSDGTMKDPDALRAVFEAAGVDLSKPVITSCGSGVTAAIVNLALEVLGKSDHALYDGSWAEWGAFPTLPVATGEK
- the smpB gene encoding SsrA-binding protein SmpB produces the protein MAKKPDQSPNYKVIAENRRARYDYAIEDDLECGIMLTGSEVKSLRENTSNIAESYAAVEEGELWLVNSYIAPYERAMFGHEERRRRKLLASKRELARLWNETQRKGMTLVPLVLYFNHKGIAKIKIGIAKGKKTVDKRETEAKRDWNRQKQRLLKQG